A single genomic interval of Burkholderia cepacia ATCC 25416 harbors:
- a CDS encoding ParB/RepB/Spo0J family partition protein, whose protein sequence is MDDRTQQLDLTAPIPTGNIKAAAAAAGATKADLWMVPYDQLRYDPADNIRAVDTEWVAHLAALMRENGYDKGSPLHCYARKVDGKDLLYVYKGQHRYLAAGHVIATGKDLGKIPVVVRDAKNVNRAEMVIDGYLSNNGKLSSPLDLAAAVAELRDIHGMALAAICKRLNVTDQTIRDVGLLERAPAELHQLIRNGQCTGTLAIEQIRQHGGDKALERIVAGISKAAEAGKMKVTKKYLEAAPVLDTHPAPEPSLERAGPAAAAADSDNYNDSNTDADAAPLVTSTAADVTIEKQAPMQAASRQSAPAKISEKQSKQLLQALQSVLHDPAFDQLSPGTMHAVHAGLNGIAHLCLGGVGPTPTDHPIHAPNKHGVFDACETIKSPASKRTRKCPAAIHLAHIEPGVWIHSFTLEVGSSGMTGLPSPRSYTETYPTRGQAIRGAVSDMTRVMQSPSYAKSKEAPIVHAWLDKLYAMPDPDWTPELAAKHGAAQEAAK, encoded by the coding sequence ATGGACGATCGCACCCAACAGCTCGACCTGACCGCGCCGATCCCGACCGGGAACATCAAGGCAGCAGCCGCAGCCGCCGGCGCAACGAAGGCAGACCTGTGGATGGTCCCCTACGATCAGTTGCGCTACGACCCGGCCGACAACATCCGAGCGGTTGATACCGAATGGGTGGCACACCTCGCCGCGCTTATGCGGGAGAACGGATACGACAAGGGTTCCCCCCTCCATTGCTACGCCCGGAAGGTTGACGGCAAGGATCTGCTCTACGTTTACAAGGGGCAGCACCGCTATCTCGCAGCGGGACACGTGATCGCCACCGGGAAAGATCTGGGCAAGATCCCGGTTGTCGTCCGCGACGCGAAGAACGTCAACCGCGCCGAAATGGTGATCGACGGCTATCTCAGCAACAACGGCAAACTGTCGTCGCCGCTTGATCTGGCCGCTGCCGTCGCAGAGCTGCGCGACATTCACGGCATGGCGCTTGCGGCCATCTGCAAGCGCCTGAATGTCACCGACCAAACGATCCGCGACGTTGGCCTGCTCGAACGGGCACCGGCCGAACTGCACCAGCTCATACGGAACGGCCAATGTACCGGCACACTGGCCATCGAGCAGATCCGCCAGCACGGCGGCGACAAAGCGCTCGAACGCATCGTCGCAGGGATCTCCAAAGCCGCTGAAGCCGGCAAGATGAAGGTCACGAAGAAGTACCTCGAAGCAGCGCCCGTGCTCGATACGCATCCGGCCCCGGAACCTTCGCTCGAGCGCGCAGGCCCCGCAGCCGCAGCCGCCGACAGCGACAACTACAACGACAGCAACACCGACGCTGACGCCGCACCACTCGTCACGTCGACGGCCGCGGATGTCACGATCGAGAAGCAGGCACCGATGCAGGCAGCGTCGCGCCAAAGCGCCCCCGCCAAGATCAGCGAGAAACAGTCAAAGCAACTTTTGCAGGCTCTGCAATCGGTCCTGCACGACCCCGCCTTCGACCAACTCTCGCCGGGCACAATGCATGCCGTACACGCCGGCTTGAACGGCATAGCTCACCTATGCCTCGGCGGGGTTGGTCCGACACCGACTGATCATCCGATCCACGCACCGAACAAGCACGGCGTTTTCGACGCCTGCGAGACGATCAAGTCCCCTGCTAGCAAGCGCACTCGCAAATGCCCGGCTGCGATCCATCTCGCTCACATCGAACCTGGCGTGTGGATTCACTCGTTCACGCTGGAGGTCGGCTCCAGCGGTATGACTGGCCTGCCGTCACCGCGCAGTTACACGGAGACGTACCCGACACGCGGGCAAGCAATCCGGGGCGCGGTGTCAGACATGACGCGCGTCATGCAGTCGCCAAGCTACGCGAAATCGAAGGAAGCACCGATCGTCCATGCGTGGCTCGACAAGCTGTATGCAATGCCCGACCCCGACTGGACGCCAGAGCTGGCAGCCAAGCATGGGGCCGCACAGGAGGCAGCCAAATGA
- the mutS gene encoding DNA mismatch repair protein MutS, protein MDKDVREITDTKQQLTEAAFSNHTPMMQQYLRIKADHPDTLVFYRMGDFYELFFEDAEKAARLLDLTLTQRGASAGTPIKMAGVPHHAVEQYLAKLVKMGESVAICEQIGDPATSKGPVERKVVRVVTPGTLTDAALLSDKNDVYLLAMCTGHNKRGVAVNVGLAWLNLASGALRLAEIEPEQLAAALERIRPAEILTPDGATDAVPAGAGASKRVPAWHFDIASGTQRLCDQLDVASLDGFGAHSLTSACGAAGALLLYAAATQGQQLRHVRSLKVENETEYIGLDPATRRNLELTETLRGTESPTLYSLLDTCCTTMGSRLLRHWLHHPPRASVAAQSRQQAIGALLDAPANASLDALRSALRQIADVERITGRLALLSARPRDLSSLRDTFAALPALRERISAIVPNADALTRVDAALAPPAECLDLLTSAIAPEPAAMVRDGGVIARGYDAELDELRDISENCGQFLIDLEARERTRTGIANLRVEYNKVHGFYIEVTRGQTDKVPDDYRRRQTLKNAERYITPELKTFEDKALSAQERALARERALYDAVLQALLPFIPECQRVASALAELDLLAAFAERARALDWVAPTFTDEIGIEIEQGRHPVVEAQVEQFIANDCRFGTERKLLLITGPNMGGKSTFMRQTALIALMAYVGSYVPARSACFGPIDRIFTRIGAADDLAGGRSTFMVEMTEAAAILNDATPQSLVLMDEIGRGTSTFDGLALAWAIARHLLAHNACYTLFATHYFELTQLPAEFPQAANVHLSAVEHGHGIVFLHAVNEGPANQSYGLQVAQLAGVPAPVIRAARKHLAYLEQQSASQHTPQLDLFSAPPVADDDLECADSPALPDTPHPALEKLRDIDPDDLKPREALDLLYELRTLVRSHDADGHA, encoded by the coding sequence ATGGATAAGGACGTGCGGGAAATTACAGATACAAAACAGCAGCTTACAGAAGCCGCTTTCAGCAACCACACTCCAATGATGCAGCAGTACCTGCGCATCAAGGCCGACCATCCCGACACGCTTGTCTTCTACCGGATGGGCGACTTCTACGAGCTGTTCTTCGAAGACGCGGAAAAGGCCGCACGCCTGCTCGACCTGACCCTCACGCAACGCGGCGCATCCGCCGGCACGCCGATCAAGATGGCGGGCGTTCCGCACCACGCGGTCGAACAGTATCTCGCCAAGCTAGTGAAGATGGGCGAATCGGTCGCGATCTGCGAACAGATCGGCGATCCCGCCACGTCGAAGGGCCCCGTCGAGCGCAAGGTCGTGCGCGTCGTCACGCCCGGCACGCTGACCGATGCAGCACTGCTGTCCGACAAGAACGATGTTTACCTGCTCGCGATGTGCACGGGCCACAACAAGCGTGGCGTCGCGGTCAATGTCGGCCTCGCGTGGCTGAACCTCGCAAGCGGCGCGCTGCGGCTCGCAGAAATCGAACCCGAGCAGCTCGCTGCCGCGCTCGAGCGCATCCGGCCGGCCGAGATCCTGACGCCGGACGGCGCAACCGACGCCGTGCCGGCAGGCGCAGGCGCAAGCAAGCGCGTGCCGGCGTGGCACTTCGACATCGCATCGGGCACGCAGCGCCTGTGCGACCAGCTCGATGTCGCGAGCCTCGACGGCTTCGGCGCACATTCGCTGACGAGCGCGTGCGGCGCGGCCGGCGCGCTGCTGCTCTACGCAGCGGCCACGCAAGGCCAGCAGTTGCGGCACGTGCGCAGCCTGAAGGTCGAAAACGAAACCGAGTACATCGGGCTCGATCCGGCCACGCGCCGCAACCTCGAACTGACCGAGACGCTGCGCGGCACCGAGTCGCCGACCCTGTATTCGCTGCTCGACACCTGCTGCACGACGATGGGCAGCCGCCTGCTGCGTCACTGGCTGCATCACCCGCCGCGCGCGTCGGTCGCCGCACAGTCGCGCCAGCAGGCGATCGGCGCGCTGCTCGATGCACCGGCAAACGCGAGCCTCGATGCGCTGCGCAGCGCGCTGCGCCAGATCGCCGACGTCGAACGGATCACCGGGCGCCTCGCACTGCTGTCCGCGCGCCCGCGTGACTTGTCGAGCCTGCGCGACACATTCGCCGCCCTCCCCGCGCTGCGTGAGCGCATCAGCGCGATCGTCCCGAACGCGGACGCCCTCACCCGCGTCGACGCGGCACTCGCACCGCCCGCCGAATGCCTCGACCTGCTGACGAGCGCGATCGCGCCCGAACCGGCCGCGATGGTGCGAGACGGCGGCGTGATCGCGCGCGGCTACGACGCGGAGCTCGACGAGCTGCGCGACATCTCGGAGAACTGCGGACAGTTCCTGATCGATCTCGAAGCGCGCGAGCGCACGCGCACCGGCATTGCGAACCTGCGCGTCGAATACAACAAGGTGCACGGCTTCTACATCGAGGTCACGCGCGGCCAGACCGACAAGGTGCCCGACGACTATCGCCGGCGCCAGACGTTGAAGAATGCCGAGCGCTACATCACGCCCGAACTGAAGACTTTCGAGGACAAGGCGCTGTCCGCGCAGGAACGCGCCCTGGCGCGCGAACGCGCGCTGTACGACGCAGTGCTGCAGGCACTGCTGCCGTTCATCCCCGAGTGCCAGCGCGTCGCATCGGCGCTCGCCGAACTCGACCTGCTCGCCGCATTCGCCGAACGCGCCCGCGCGCTCGACTGGGTCGCGCCGACCTTCACCGACGAGATCGGCATCGAAATCGAACAGGGCCGCCACCCGGTCGTCGAGGCGCAGGTCGAACAGTTCATCGCGAACGACTGCCGGTTCGGCACCGAGCGCAAGCTGCTGCTGATCACCGGCCCGAACATGGGCGGTAAGTCGACGTTCATGCGGCAGACCGCGTTGATCGCACTGATGGCTTACGTCGGCAGCTACGTGCCGGCCAGGTCGGCATGCTTCGGCCCGATCGACCGGATCTTCACGCGCATCGGCGCGGCGGACGATCTCGCGGGCGGCCGCTCGACGTTCATGGTCGAGATGACCGAAGCCGCGGCGATCCTCAACGACGCGACACCGCAAAGCCTCGTGCTGATGGACGAGATCGGCCGCGGCACGTCGACGTTCGACGGCCTCGCGCTCGCGTGGGCCATCGCGCGCCACCTGCTGGCACACAACGCGTGCTACACGCTGTTCGCGACGCACTACTTCGAGCTGACGCAACTGCCGGCGGAATTTCCGCAAGCGGCCAACGTCCACCTGTCGGCCGTCGAGCACGGCCACGGCATCGTGTTCCTGCACGCGGTCAACGAAGGCCCGGCCAACCAGAGCTACGGCCTGCAGGTCGCACAGCTCGCAGGCGTTCCGGCGCCCGTGATCCGTGCCGCGCGCAAGCACCTCGCGTACCTCGAACAGCAGTCGGCGTCGCAGCACACGCCGCAGCTCGACCTGTTCAGCGCGCCGCCGGTGGCCGACGACGATCTCGAATGCGCGGACTCACCGGCGCTGCCCGACACACCGCATCCGGCGCTCGAAAAACTGCGCGACATCGATCCCGACGATCTCAAGCCGCGCGAGGCGCTCGACCTGCTGTACGAACTGCGCACGCTGGTCCGGTCGCACGATGCCGACGGGCACGCGTAA
- a CDS encoding transcriptional regulator has translation MTTLAERLEQAMKLPPEKKAADLARACRVRAPSVSDWLSGKTKKMEGANLLLAAEFLNVDPWWLATGEGQMRRRANAPAPQRQETLGAHAQALVDALAKADKVGLPSTAFVALLETLRVFEDLRGQQSGDLLDLNAPDPQEG, from the coding sequence ATGACGACACTAGCCGAACGCCTGGAACAGGCAATGAAGTTGCCGCCCGAAAAAAAGGCTGCGGATCTGGCGCGAGCGTGCCGAGTGCGAGCGCCCTCGGTCAGCGACTGGTTAAGCGGGAAGACAAAAAAGATGGAAGGGGCGAATTTGCTGCTCGCGGCCGAATTCCTGAACGTCGATCCTTGGTGGCTTGCCACCGGTGAAGGGCAGATGCGACGCCGCGCCAATGCGCCCGCGCCGCAAAGACAGGAGACGCTAGGCGCGCATGCTCAAGCGCTGGTTGACGCGCTTGCCAAAGCAGACAAGGTCGGGTTGCCATCTACAGCGTTTGTCGCGCTGCTTGAAACCCTCAGGGTGTTTGAAGACCTGCGCGGACAGCAGTCTGGTGATCTTCTCGATCTGAATGCCCCCGACCCACAAGAGGGGTAA
- a CDS encoding membrane protein: MPTGTRKRIPRGLPARAAAALVAAVLALAQAAALAAPPKRSTAPYSFAVVSGVINTPADEPAAQRLLDAIARERNLAFVVYAGDLKGSKEACRDALYSQRGAILDAARVPLVFIPGHDDWATCNTVAGGSYDPVERLDFLRQTLLADSALPDPGALPITRESEVARFRPYRENARWMRDDIVYVALNAPAPNNHYLTAGGRNGEFEDRIIANGFWIDHAAEYAKRREARAMVVIFEGDPQFERYERAERFAWLRFNRPRVRDGFRELKRTLVKAAATFRGPILVMHASSEALANGFLIDRPLRADDGELVGNVTRVAIGPRHPANQWVKVSVSPARQTIFNVSLQEVPKNLPVPPALPLVPRDDVPLPQMPEIPALPALPDSSSVAPPLQGDGTAPGGASWPVPTPASGPAPGLPASSVQGAP, translated from the coding sequence ATGCCGACGGGCACGCGTAAGCGCATTCCGCGCGGCCTGCCGGCACGCGCCGCCGCCGCGCTCGTCGCGGCGGTGCTCGCGCTCGCGCAGGCCGCCGCGCTGGCTGCGCCGCCGAAGCGCAGCACCGCGCCCTACTCGTTCGCGGTCGTGTCGGGCGTGATCAACACCCCTGCGGACGAACCGGCCGCCCAGCGGCTGCTCGATGCGATCGCGCGCGAGCGCAATCTCGCGTTCGTGGTCTACGCGGGCGATCTCAAGGGTTCGAAGGAAGCGTGCCGCGATGCACTGTACTCGCAGCGCGGCGCGATCCTGGATGCGGCACGCGTGCCGCTCGTATTCATTCCCGGTCACGACGACTGGGCAACGTGCAACACCGTGGCCGGAGGTAGCTACGATCCGGTCGAGCGGCTCGACTTCCTGCGGCAGACGCTGCTCGCCGATTCGGCACTGCCCGACCCCGGCGCGCTGCCGATCACGCGGGAAAGCGAAGTCGCACGGTTCCGGCCGTATCGGGAGAATGCACGCTGGATGCGCGACGACATCGTCTACGTCGCACTCAACGCGCCGGCGCCGAACAACCATTACCTGACGGCCGGCGGCCGCAACGGCGAATTCGAGGACCGCATCATCGCGAACGGTTTCTGGATCGACCACGCGGCCGAATACGCGAAGCGGCGCGAGGCGCGTGCGATGGTGGTGATATTCGAAGGCGATCCGCAGTTCGAGCGCTATGAACGCGCGGAACGCTTCGCATGGCTGCGTTTCAACCGGCCGCGCGTGCGGGACGGCTTCCGCGAGTTGAAACGAACGCTGGTGAAGGCGGCGGCGACGTTCCGCGGCCCGATACTCGTGATGCACGCGAGCAGCGAAGCGCTGGCGAACGGCTTTCTGATCGACCGCCCGCTGCGTGCGGACGACGGTGAACTGGTCGGTAACGTGACGCGCGTCGCGATCGGACCGCGTCATCCGGCGAATCAGTGGGTCAAGGTGAGCGTGTCGCCGGCACGGCAGACGATCTTCAACGTGAGCCTGCAGGAAGTACCGAAGAACCTGCCGGTGCCGCCCGCGCTGCCGCTCGTACCCCGTGACGACGTCCCGCTGCCGCAGATGCCGGAAATCCCTGCATTGCCGGCGCTACCTGACTCATCGTCGGTCGCGCCGCCGCTGCAGGGCGACGGCACCGCCCCGGGCGGCGCGTCGTGGCCTGTGCCAACCCCAGCGTCGGGGCCGGCGCCCGGCCTGCCTGCAAGCTCAGTGCAGGGTGCGCCCTGA
- a CDS encoding helix-turn-helix transcriptional regulator produces MTVAMKPIYLDIESVSAAISLSPAVIHKLVRQEEFPKPRALSGRRVGWLTREIEEWAEARTPSEFLPPPNCGTGRRKVNVHAPD; encoded by the coding sequence ATGACCGTTGCAATGAAACCGATCTACCTCGATATCGAATCTGTCTCGGCTGCAATCTCCCTGTCGCCGGCCGTTATCCACAAGCTCGTCCGGCAAGAAGAGTTTCCGAAGCCTCGCGCGCTGTCAGGTCGTCGCGTGGGGTGGCTCACGCGTGAGATCGAGGAATGGGCAGAGGCCCGCACGCCTTCCGAATTCTTGCCGCCACCGAATTGCGGGACTGGTCGACGGAAGGTTAACGTACATGCGCCTGACTGA
- a CDS encoding phage regulatory CII family protein: protein MTCRYDSTEWLDVLYTSVRNTPGGVADAANHLTIRRGKNITPESLRLRLRGVGDSRLSMEMFELLIEWMQEKTEASAHALDALHALNARFGLVAEHVDDHGVDEALEPGTMHLVSTTLHLQAHVGRVADDVTRALEDQRIDDRKAEEIIATGRKGQRLFQKLIHAARNLAKRRRR from the coding sequence ATGACCTGCCGATACGACAGTACCGAATGGCTGGACGTGCTCTATACGTCCGTTCGAAACACGCCGGGCGGTGTCGCCGACGCGGCGAACCATCTCACGATCCGGCGCGGTAAGAACATCACGCCGGAATCGCTTCGCCTGCGCTTGCGTGGTGTTGGCGACAGTCGCTTGTCGATGGAGATGTTCGAGCTGCTGATCGAGTGGATGCAGGAAAAGACCGAGGCAAGTGCGCACGCACTGGATGCGTTGCACGCCCTGAACGCCCGATTCGGACTGGTCGCCGAGCATGTCGACGATCACGGGGTCGACGAAGCGCTTGAGCCGGGAACGATGCATCTCGTTTCGACCACGCTGCACCTGCAGGCGCACGTCGGTCGAGTTGCTGACGACGTGACACGTGCGCTCGAAGATCAGCGGATCGACGACCGCAAGGCCGAGGAGATCATCGCGACGGGGCGCAAGGGGCAGCGCTTGTTTCAGAAGCTGATCCACGCAGCCCGCAACCTCGCTAAACGCCGCCGTCGCTGA
- a CDS encoding tyrosine-type recombinase/integrase — protein sequence MRFDARTAKQLLPGAHLNIDGCPGLRLEATASRRSWTYRYKSPVDGRMRQIKIGEWPALSIAAAAVEWERLRDQRNAGNDPALTKRQALGTVAVMVQQGDSLTVGDVCAAYLKGHVEHNRKPKGAAEVARMFRTMMGDLAETPAVQLTRERAFTKIDSFRHIPVQASKLRLELGAAWDYALDAGKLPESSPNWWRQIMRGRLRSNGKRIQGQPTGTVKRFLSDAEAGAVINWLPNFSRNVEDALTLYLWTATRGAEIGAMEGREIAEESDGLWWTIPKIKTKNARHENATDLRVPLVGRAEAIVRRRLERYGKGWLFPAERGGPMQQKVFGTAVHFHMPYSETKPQQVRPRLAVTHWAPHDLRRTARTMLAALGCPYEIGEAIIGHMLPGVGGVYNRHDYDAERRQWLSKLSAKLEAVSQAHVR from the coding sequence ATGCGGTTTGACGCACGCACTGCAAAGCAACTTTTGCCCGGTGCACATTTGAATATCGACGGTTGTCCCGGTCTCAGGCTTGAGGCAACAGCCTCGCGTCGTAGTTGGACTTACCGGTACAAATCGCCCGTCGACGGGCGCATGCGACAAATCAAAATCGGCGAATGGCCTGCGCTGTCAATCGCAGCTGCGGCCGTTGAATGGGAGCGCTTGAGGGACCAGCGCAACGCAGGCAACGACCCCGCACTGACTAAGCGACAAGCACTCGGCACTGTCGCCGTAATGGTACAGCAAGGGGATTCACTGACAGTGGGCGACGTGTGTGCTGCATACCTGAAAGGCCACGTCGAGCACAACCGAAAACCGAAGGGGGCGGCCGAAGTTGCTCGGATGTTCCGGACGATGATGGGCGATCTTGCGGAGACACCGGCTGTCCAGCTGACCCGCGAGCGGGCCTTTACCAAGATTGATTCATTTCGCCACATCCCCGTCCAGGCGTCGAAGCTTCGGCTTGAGCTGGGCGCTGCGTGGGACTATGCGCTCGACGCCGGCAAACTTCCCGAATCCTCGCCGAACTGGTGGCGTCAGATCATGCGCGGCCGTTTGCGTAGCAACGGCAAGCGCATTCAGGGGCAGCCTACCGGAACCGTGAAGCGGTTTCTGAGCGACGCGGAGGCGGGGGCGGTGATCAACTGGTTGCCAAACTTCAGTCGCAACGTCGAGGATGCGCTGACGCTATATCTCTGGACAGCAACCCGTGGTGCAGAGATTGGCGCGATGGAGGGGCGGGAGATCGCCGAAGAGTCGGACGGGCTTTGGTGGACGATACCGAAGATCAAGACGAAAAACGCTCGCCACGAGAACGCTACGGACTTGCGGGTTCCACTTGTTGGTCGGGCAGAAGCAATTGTTCGTCGTCGGCTTGAGCGTTACGGGAAAGGGTGGTTATTCCCGGCTGAAAGAGGCGGTCCCATGCAACAGAAAGTGTTCGGTACGGCCGTGCACTTCCATATGCCCTACAGCGAAACGAAGCCACAACAGGTCCGGCCTCGTCTTGCAGTGACCCACTGGGCGCCTCACGACCTCCGTCGAACAGCTCGCACGATGTTGGCTGCGCTTGGGTGCCCGTACGAGATCGGTGAGGCCATAATCGGGCACATGTTGCCGGGCGTCGGCGGCGTCTACAATCGTCACGACTATGACGCCGAGCGCCGGCAGTGGTTGTCGAAATTGAGCGCGAAGTTGGAGGCGGTCAGTCAGGCGCATGTACGTTAA
- a CDS encoding VapE domain-containing protein — MATLDQIIQQLRAAGHPDLPAGHPVADGKHHRYGPRKKYWYQLREVVSKGVVIGYGGTFGHFSGDDPGTERFEWSGAPLSEETLAETRRRQEVADREQAEREARQAKLAANRAHDQWSRAAEHGESAYLDRKHITAEGVRFDADGTIFVPMYQYGDEARLVGLQKITPDGAKRFNKGMEKKGASYLLGELGADDQIVLVAEGYATARSIRMAIDDAFAVNICFDAGGILPAVRYLRATYPDVHVLVCADDDWKIKQRMRDWLADEFAFRGELVFGADPVRIEAKNTWYMVAVSRRRDDNGVPYVEVSYGNDVMPQRRKRFENTGLKRAYEAAATVDDVSVVFPVFANRGERKLTDFNDLHVEECIEAVEAQVQAAILRVIAPANEEIRPATVDVSTADVMPTKTAATSAAAKQPEWDGREAENGAHTWEQDLARSDKGTLLPTLGNVHMILSNHKAWQGVIEQDDFGGRVMKRKAPPFPQGVKGEWTDMDDQRCALWLSQRYGLSVRTDIVMNAVLLVADATHFHDVREYLEGLKWDGVSRVRSMPSTYLRVADSEYVQLAFMKWMIAAVARVMEPGCKVDNVLILEGKQGHRKSTALKVLAGAPWFTDTPIQIGNKDTYAVLAGKWVIELAELDSLNKADSSAVKSFFATAVDRFRNFYGKRATDVPRQCVFAGSVNFDTYLKDESGNRRYWPLRVGGLVDIDGIVAVREQLWAEAVHLYRSGVVWHVEEHERPLFEIEQAERYEGDVYEDKIAKALEFVSSTTMEEILADILKLDTSKWTLAEQRRIGKALKSLGWVRKRESTGSRGWYYVKEEQQPEAERELVAAGDDDSPL, encoded by the coding sequence ATGGCGACACTTGACCAGATTATTCAGCAATTGCGTGCGGCGGGACATCCTGACCTGCCCGCTGGCCATCCGGTTGCGGACGGCAAACATCATCGGTACGGACCGCGCAAGAAATACTGGTATCAGTTGCGCGAGGTGGTTAGCAAGGGTGTCGTGATCGGCTACGGCGGCACCTTCGGACACTTCTCGGGCGACGATCCGGGCACCGAACGCTTCGAATGGAGCGGCGCACCGTTGAGCGAGGAAACACTCGCCGAAACCCGTCGTCGGCAGGAGGTGGCCGACCGCGAGCAGGCCGAGCGCGAGGCTCGGCAGGCAAAGCTCGCCGCGAACCGCGCGCACGATCAGTGGAGCCGTGCAGCAGAGCATGGCGAGTCCGCATACCTGGATCGCAAGCACATCACGGCAGAAGGTGTGCGCTTCGACGCGGACGGCACGATCTTCGTACCAATGTATCAGTACGGCGACGAAGCGCGCCTCGTCGGCCTGCAGAAGATCACGCCGGACGGCGCGAAACGCTTCAATAAGGGCATGGAGAAGAAGGGCGCATCGTATCTGCTCGGCGAGTTGGGTGCTGACGACCAGATCGTGCTGGTCGCAGAAGGCTACGCGACCGCGCGCTCGATCCGCATGGCAATCGACGACGCGTTCGCTGTCAATATCTGCTTCGACGCGGGCGGCATCCTCCCGGCCGTGCGCTACCTGCGTGCGACGTATCCGGATGTGCATGTGCTGGTCTGCGCCGACGACGACTGGAAGATCAAGCAGCGCATGCGCGACTGGCTCGCCGACGAGTTTGCTTTCCGTGGTGAGCTGGTGTTTGGTGCTGACCCGGTGCGGATCGAGGCGAAGAACACGTGGTACATGGTTGCCGTGTCGCGCCGTCGTGACGACAACGGCGTGCCGTACGTCGAGGTGAGCTACGGTAACGATGTGATGCCGCAGCGCCGTAAGCGCTTCGAGAACACAGGCCTGAAGCGTGCGTACGAGGCGGCAGCGACGGTCGACGACGTCAGCGTCGTCTTTCCGGTCTTCGCCAATCGCGGCGAGCGCAAGCTGACCGATTTCAACGACCTGCACGTCGAAGAGTGCATCGAAGCTGTCGAGGCGCAGGTGCAGGCGGCAATCTTGCGCGTCATCGCGCCAGCCAACGAAGAGATCCGACCGGCGACGGTCGACGTGTCGACCGCGGACGTCATGCCGACGAAAACCGCTGCGACGTCCGCTGCCGCGAAACAGCCTGAATGGGATGGCCGTGAGGCAGAGAACGGTGCGCACACGTGGGAGCAGGATCTGGCGCGGTCGGACAAGGGCACGCTGCTGCCGACGCTCGGCAACGTGCACATGATCTTGTCGAACCACAAAGCGTGGCAGGGCGTCATCGAGCAGGACGACTTCGGTGGCCGCGTGATGAAGCGCAAAGCGCCGCCGTTTCCGCAGGGTGTGAAGGGCGAGTGGACCGACATGGACGATCAGCGCTGCGCGCTTTGGTTGTCACAGCGATACGGCCTCTCGGTGCGCACCGATATCGTGATGAACGCGGTTCTGTTGGTGGCGGACGCGACCCACTTCCATGACGTGCGCGAGTACCTCGAAGGGCTGAAATGGGACGGCGTGTCGCGTGTGCGATCGATGCCGTCGACATACCTGCGCGTGGCCGACAGCGAATATGTGCAGCTCGCGTTCATGAAATGGATGATCGCCGCCGTCGCGCGCGTGATGGAGCCGGGCTGCAAGGTCGACAACGTCCTGATCCTCGAAGGCAAGCAGGGGCATCGCAAATCGACGGCGCTGAAGGTGCTGGCCGGTGCACCGTGGTTCACCGATACGCCGATCCAGATCGGCAACAAAGACACGTACGCGGTGCTGGCCGGGAAGTGGGTGATCGAGCTGGCCGAGCTGGACTCGTTGAACAAGGCCGACTCGTCGGCGGTGAAGAGCTTCTTCGCGACCGCCGTCGACCGGTTCCGCAACTTCTACGGCAAGCGTGCGACCGACGTCCCGCGTCAGTGCGTGTTCGCCGGCTCGGTCAACTTCGACACGTACCTGAAGGACGAATCGGGCAACCGACGTTACTGGCCGCTGCGTGTCGGCGGTCTCGTCGACATCGACGGCATTGTGGCCGTTCGTGAACAGCTCTGGGCGGAAGCCGTGCACCTGTATCGCTCGGGCGTCGTGTGGCACGTGGAAGAGCATGAGCGCCCGCTGTTCGAGATCGAGCAGGCGGAGCGCTACGAAGGCGACGTGTACGAAGACAAGATCGCCAAGGCCCTGGAATTCGTGTCGAGCACGACGATGGAAGAGATCCTTGCGGACATTCTGAAGCTCGACACGTCGAAGTGGACGCTGGCAGAGCAGCGCCGTATCGGCAAGGCGTTGAAGTCGCTCGGGTGGGTACGCAAGCGCGAGTCGACCGGATCGCGGGGTTGGTACTACGTGAAGGAAGAGCAGCAGCCGGAAGCGGAGCGCGAACTGGTCGCAGCGGGTGATGACGACAGTCCGCTGTGA